One Thunnus thynnus chromosome 21, fThuThy2.1, whole genome shotgun sequence DNA segment encodes these proteins:
- the impa2 gene encoding inositol monophosphatase 2, whose translation MSDPWQECMDHCVEVTKRAGEMIREALQKDIAVMQKSSPVDLVTETDQKVEQLIISSIKEKYPTHSFIGEESVAAGAPSVLTDNPTWIIDPIDGTTNFVHRFPFVCVSIGFTVKKEIEFGIVYSCIEDKMYTARKGKGAFCNGVPIKVSGQEDIRQSLVLTEMGFKKDSKRFNTMLANVKAILSIPVHGIRSPGSAAVNMCLVACGSADAYYHMGIHCWDMAGGAAVVTEAGGVIMDISGGPFDLMSRRLIVASSKAIAERIVKEITEFQVGRDDTDG comes from the exons ATGAGTGATCCTTGGCAAGAGTGCATGGACCACTGTGTGGAGGTCACCAAACGGGCTGGGGAG ATGATCCGCGAGGCGCTCCAGAAGGACATCGCCGTCATGCAGAAGAGCTCACCAGTCGACCTGGTGACCGAGACAGACCAGAAAGTGGAACAGCTCATTATTTCTTCCATCAAGGAAAAGTACCCCACACACAG CTTCATAGGGGAGGAATCAGTAGCAGCAGGCGCCCCCAGTGTTCTCACTGACAATCCCACATGGATCATCGACCCTATCGATGGAACCACCAACTTTGTTCACAG GTtcccatttgtgtgtgtttcaatcgGCTTCACAGTGAAGAAAGAG ATAGAGTTTGGGATCGTCTACAGTTGCATCGAGGACAAGATGTACACAGCACGGAAAGGGAAAGGAGCGTTTTGCAATGGAGTCCCCATCAAGGTGTCTGGACAGGAAG ATATCAGACAATCTCTAGTGCTGACAGAAATGGGCTTCAAAAAGGATTCTAAGCGGTTTAATACAATGTTGGCCAACGTCAAAGCCATCCTCAGCATCCCCGTCCATGG TATCCGCTCCCCGGGCAGTGCAGCTGTCAACATGTGTCTGGTAGCGTGCGGATCGGCTGATGCTTACTACCACATGGGTATCCACTGCTGGGACATGGCTGGAGGGGCAGCGGTTGTTACCGAAGCCGGAGGAGTTATCATGGATATTTCAG GTGGACCATTCGATCTGATGTCTCGGAGGCTGATCGTGGCCAGCAGCAAAGCAATAGCCGAACGCATTGTAAAGGAGATAACAGAGTTTCAGGTTGGCAGAGATGACACTGATGGCTAG